In one Neobacillus sp. WH10 genomic region, the following are encoded:
- a CDS encoding SMI1/KNR4 family protein: MYSNKILGTKANIVETDLLELEKEHKFKFPSTMREHYLLYNGGYPEKSLYVGDESEEYVVDYFIPVKNEKGRNLSGILRLLNDEKVIPNWLIPFADEAGGNLFCFSISEKDNGAIYYYNHEFEYGDNPENLIVCLSESLPDFINSLVECDDE, translated from the coding sequence TTGTACTCAAATAAGATATTAGGAACAAAAGCTAATATTGTTGAGACTGATTTGCTAGAATTAGAAAAGGAACATAAATTTAAATTTCCTTCGACTATGAGAGAGCATTATTTATTGTATAATGGTGGTTATCCTGAAAAGTCACTGTATGTTGGAGATGAAAGTGAAGAATATGTAGTGGATTACTTTATTCCAGTAAAGAATGAAAAGGGACGAAATCTATCTGGAATTTTACGTTTGTTAAATGATGAAAAGGTAATTCCTAACTGGTTAATCCCATTTGCCGATGAAGCAGGGGGTAATTTATTTTGCTTTAGTATTAGTGAAAAAGATAATGGAGCAATTTATTATTACAATCACGAATTTGAGTATGGGGATAATCCTGAAAATCTTATTGTGTGTTTATCTGAATCATTACCTGATTTTATTAATAGTTTAGTTGAGTGTGATGATGAGTAA
- a CDS encoding SMI1/KNR4 family protein: MKDLSILNVLEALKTRLDENYLLNVHSSSGIYPKVGFNFNKPITKDELEILITKNQLVLPTEYKDLLLLHNGAEFFTYEYGYFFCLIHI, from the coding sequence ATGAAGGATTTGTCAATATTAAATGTTTTGGAAGCACTAAAAACAAGATTGGATGAAAATTATTTATTAAATGTCCATAGTTCATCTGGAATTTATCCAAAAGTTGGTTTTAATTTTAATAAGCCCATTACTAAAGACGAATTAGAAATACTTATAACAAAAAATCAGTTGGTCTTGCCTACTGAATATAAAGATTTATTATTATTACATAATGGTGCAGAGTTTTTCACCTACGAATATGGCTACTTCTTTTGCCTTATTCATATATGA
- a CDS encoding DinB family protein translates to MEELIKEYALGYTMLREAIEGLTEEELRYKPAPDKWSIHQILIHVTDSEISSTSRLKKVLAEDEPILISFDQDAWANNLGYDLLDREQHLLIFKLLRSSMKIILDHLTSEQSKRVGVYVDQGRFTFKQLLEYRVQHVRDHLDQIERVKKAYQGNQTY, encoded by the coding sequence TTGGAGGAGTTAATTAAGGAGTACGCCTTAGGATACACAATGCTTCGGGAAGCCATCGAAGGATTAACCGAGGAGGAGCTTCGTTACAAGCCCGCACCGGACAAATGGAGCATTCATCAAATCCTCATACATGTAACGGATTCCGAGATCTCGTCCACATCTCGGCTAAAAAAAGTCTTGGCGGAGGATGAGCCGATTCTGATTTCATTTGACCAAGACGCATGGGCTAATAACTTGGGGTATGATTTGTTGGACCGTGAACAGCATTTACTTATTTTCAAATTGCTACGTTCCAGTATGAAGATTATTCTGGACCATCTAACTAGTGAACAAAGCAAGCGAGTGGGGGTGTATGTCGATCAGGGGCGGTTCACATTTAAGCAATTGTTGGAATACCGAGTGCAACATGTCCGCGACCACCTTGATCAAATTGAACGGGTAAAGAAGGCATATCAAGGGAACCAAACCTATTAA
- a CDS encoding glycine zipper domain-containing protein, which translates to MADKNERNRVDNDAGEAVGTGVGAVAGAALGSVLGPLGTVAGAAAGGAMGNKVGEGANETNDSVANRED; encoded by the coding sequence GTGGCTGATAAAAACGAACGTAACCGTGTCGATAATGATGCTGGCGAAGCGGTAGGAACTGGTGTCGGTGCTGTCGCTGGAGCTGCTTTGGGTTCTGTTCTTGGTCCACTTGGTACCGTTGCAGGAGCTGCTGCTGGAGGAGCGATGGGTAACAAAGTCGGCGAAGGTGCCAATGAGACTAATGACAGTGTTGCGAACCGAGAAGATTAG
- a CDS encoding DUF3289 family protein has translation MENKVKSVLSFLLIFAMIFGGSGQAVVAKGNNHANQGKHKNSSEQNVKQWLSEYEFYEDTRIAKIYDQTAINELKRFATVIKETNAKFDSKLIAEIDKTGDFKQKDINELDVLQQLINQYEQAVQEEYIQEVVLKSDRLLEIKHKLTIYLWGYVSKNDFNEPTEVLLADILFNFYLSDKIVNKNAIGILKDISDQADDKGNKIKAHLNNAVKMSEKGNEFLEKDLAIPASKSYQNAYKQVLFGLEKAGYSFNTEFFESTSDTDGDTITDGKEFLEGMNPFKKDTDGDGLQDNIEYEIKSFISPTKYDTDGNGISDADEDIDEDSLSNKDEQAYQTNLIKEDSDQDGLTDGFEVHQFKSLPNKYDTDGDGLSDGDEYALKTNPNAADSDGDGIEDSQKLYEQSIRKSLIQPDKSEIKSVEVSFSAKGNINKTTRMSSTNNVKTTNLHGIIGSPVSITTQSEFEKASITFTYDEAKLGETVENDLGIIWYNGAKEMFESLNAEVDESKNTISVETTHFGEFLIVDKKKWLELWGMEIDYSGTHGVNETLLHNMATRTGGEDDQAASNDKLNDIVPSDDSGDGEIDTTDSDGDGLYDIYEIKGMKTPYGIIYSDPNKKDSDGDGLTDGEEMGPFQSFTVDIFGVTIHFEGFFPKSFPDRKDSDGDGKLDNEDLRPLYSDLSDMVIFQSDRPEGYDKYGNVANDIKTNDYSEDKIKDINWMFRLQLLESYFPSILFNEFEDMSTSLFAMGDMEDVILDMINHFREGTGKEYRNQTLTKEAREHETTKAYVEFVKKALVNELKKNGGNLAALKFDKSTKDTNEFYNFIQRNASYPTFSTWSDRVGGLTITVNDTWGNTVSVKDFSLERNHFKGVMRVRLYDHFGLDQPDVEKVYVNLAGFRSWFVLQHYDEYNAKYKPFVTVMEMDIPFEGEL, from the coding sequence ATGGAAAATAAAGTAAAAAGTGTGTTAAGTTTTTTATTGATCTTTGCAATGATTTTCGGCGGATCTGGGCAAGCGGTGGTTGCCAAGGGCAATAACCATGCTAATCAAGGAAAACATAAGAATTCTAGTGAGCAAAATGTAAAACAGTGGTTAAGTGAATATGAATTCTATGAGGACACCAGAATTGCAAAAATCTATGATCAGACTGCAATAAATGAATTAAAGCGCTTCGCGACAGTCATAAAAGAAACTAATGCTAAGTTTGATTCTAAACTGATAGCGGAAATTGATAAAACCGGAGACTTTAAACAAAAAGATATTAATGAACTTGATGTACTTCAACAATTGATTAACCAATATGAACAAGCTGTTCAAGAGGAATACATACAAGAGGTGGTTCTTAAAAGTGATCGGCTCTTGGAAATTAAACACAAGTTAACGATATATTTATGGGGGTATGTATCAAAAAACGATTTTAATGAACCAACTGAAGTATTACTTGCTGATATACTCTTTAATTTTTATTTATCGGATAAAATTGTCAATAAGAATGCTATAGGCATCTTAAAGGATATCTCCGATCAAGCGGATGACAAAGGAAATAAAATAAAAGCTCATTTGAATAACGCTGTGAAAATGTCTGAAAAAGGTAATGAGTTTCTAGAAAAAGATCTAGCTATCCCTGCATCAAAATCCTATCAAAATGCATATAAACAAGTGTTATTCGGACTTGAAAAAGCTGGCTACTCATTTAACACAGAATTCTTTGAATCTACCTCAGACACGGATGGGGACACAATAACGGATGGGAAAGAATTCCTAGAGGGAATGAATCCATTTAAAAAGGATACAGATGGTGATGGATTACAGGACAATATTGAATATGAGATTAAATCATTTATTTCCCCGACAAAATATGATACAGATGGTAATGGCATAAGTGATGCAGATGAAGATATCGATGAAGACAGCCTGAGTAATAAAGACGAGCAAGCTTATCAAACAAATTTGATTAAGGAAGATTCAGACCAAGATGGTTTAACTGACGGATTTGAAGTACATCAGTTTAAATCATTACCTAATAAGTATGATACAGATGGCGATGGGTTAAGTGATGGAGATGAATATGCTTTAAAGACAAATCCGAATGCTGCAGACAGCGATGGTGACGGAATCGAGGATTCACAAAAACTCTATGAACAATCTATTCGTAAATCATTGATTCAGCCTGATAAATCAGAAATTAAAAGTGTAGAAGTTAGTTTTAGTGCAAAGGGTAATATAAATAAAACGACTAGAATGAGCAGTACAAACAACGTTAAAACAACTAATTTACACGGTATTATTGGTTCTCCTGTAAGCATCACTACGCAATCAGAATTTGAGAAAGCAAGCATTACGTTTACTTATGATGAAGCGAAGCTAGGAGAAACAGTGGAAAATGATTTAGGCATCATTTGGTACAATGGAGCTAAGGAAATGTTTGAAAGCCTTAACGCGGAAGTAGATGAAAGTAAGAATACAATAAGTGTGGAAACTACTCACTTTGGCGAATTTCTAATTGTTGATAAGAAAAAATGGCTGGAGTTGTGGGGTATGGAAATAGACTATTCAGGGACGCATGGTGTAAATGAAACGCTGCTTCACAATATGGCAACGAGAACGGGTGGAGAGGACGATCAAGCTGCAAGCAACGATAAGTTGAATGATATTGTCCCTAGCGATGATTCAGGTGATGGAGAGATCGATACAACAGATTCAGATGGGGATGGCTTATACGATATTTATGAAATTAAAGGAATGAAAACACCATACGGTATAATCTACTCAGATCCTAACAAGAAAGATAGTGACGGAGATGGATTAACCGATGGGGAAGAAATGGGTCCATTCCAATCATTCACAGTAGACATTTTTGGAGTTACGATTCATTTTGAAGGTTTCTTTCCAAAGAGTTTTCCTGACCGAAAAGATAGTGATGGAGATGGAAAGCTTGATAATGAGGATTTGAGGCCGTTGTACTCTGATTTATCCGATATGGTCATTTTTCAATCAGATCGACCAGAAGGCTATGATAAATATGGAAATGTAGCGAATGATATAAAAACAAATGATTATTCAGAAGATAAAATAAAAGACATTAATTGGATGTTCAGACTCCAATTACTTGAATCTTATTTCCCAAGTATTCTCTTTAATGAGTTCGAGGATATGTCAACAAGCTTGTTTGCCATGGGAGATATGGAAGATGTGATTTTAGATATGATTAATCATTTTAGAGAGGGAACTGGTAAAGAGTACAGAAACCAGACCTTAACTAAAGAAGCGCGTGAGCATGAAACAACGAAGGCCTATGTAGAATTTGTTAAAAAAGCCTTAGTTAATGAGCTGAAGAAAAATGGAGGTAATTTAGCAGCACTTAAGTTTGATAAAAGTACAAAGGATACAAATGAATTTTATAATTTTATACAGAGAAATGCTAGTTATCCGACGTTTAGCACTTGGAGTGATCGAGTAGGTGGACTTACCATTACAGTAAATGATACTTGGGGGAATACGGTATCCGTAAAAGATTTTTCATTAGAGAGGAATCACTTTAAAGGAGTCATGCGTGTTCGTTTGTATGATCATTTTGGGTTGGATCAGCCAGATGTGGAGAAGGTGTATGTCAACCTAGCAGGATTCCGATCCTGGTTTGTCTTACAGCATTATGATGAATATAATGCGAAATATAAGCCGTTTGTTACTGTAATGGAAATGGATATACCATTTGAGGGAGAATTGTGA
- a CDS encoding IS3 family transposase (programmed frameshift), whose amino-acid sequence MAKFTTEEKIQIVLRYFKRNESIKNIAKEVGVSTPILSGWIRLYEQSGVEAFNKSYTSYSVEFKLNVLKYMKETGTSSYDAAAIFGISSPGLVRTWRMLFDTGGIDALQLKKKGRPSMKKQSNLSKNQQPPVEGSMEALRAENERLRMENAYFKKVERFSSREGKITNKIKAQVIFELKHEFDAVELVKVADIPRSTYYYWEKQLNREDKYASVKEVIEAVYHEHKGRYGYRRIHKELAKRNIHHDPKTINRLMNEMGIKCEVRMKKYRSYRGKVGEIAPNLLNRDFRADKMNTKWVTDVTEFHLFGEKRYLSPILDLCNGEIIAYKVMNRPVYSLVGDMLEEAVNRIQPGDEVILHSDQGWHYQMKKYQNKLKKHGIQQSMSRKGNCLDNAVMENFFGLLKSELLYLQEFENIEHFERELEEYIYYYNHKRMKAKLKDLSPVEYRIQVLNAA is encoded by the exons ATGGCCAAATTTACAACGGAAGAAAAGATTCAAATTGTATTAAGGTATTTCAAAAGAAACGAAAGTATTAAAAATATTGCGAAAGAAGTTGGAGTTAGTACTCCGATCTTAAGTGGATGGATTCGCCTTTATGAACAATCTGGTGTAGAAGCATTTAATAAATCCTATACAAGCTATTCTGTAGAGTTTAAACTAAATGTACTTAAATATATGAAAGAAACGGGTACATCCTCTTATGACGCAGCTGCCATTTTCGGTATTTCTTCACCAGGCTTGGTCCGAACCTGGCGAATGTTATTTGATACAGGAGGAATTGATGCCCTACAACTAAAGAAAAAGGGGCGTCCCTCCATGAAAAAACAATCGAATTTAAGTAAAAATCAACAACCACCAGTTGAAGGATCAATGGAAGCTCTACGAGCTGAAAATGAGCGATTACGTATGGAGAATGCCTATT TTAAAAAAGTTGAACGCTTTAGTTCAAGAGAAGGAAAAATTACAAACAAAATCAAGGCGCAAGTAATTTTTGAACTAAAGCATGAATTTGATGCGGTGGAACTTGTTAAAGTCGCAGACATTCCACGTAGTACGTATTATTACTGGGAAAAACAATTGAATAGAGAAGATAAATATGCAAGTGTAAAAGAGGTCATTGAGGCTGTTTATCATGAACATAAAGGTCGTTATGGTTATCGCCGTATTCATAAAGAATTAGCGAAAAGGAATATCCACCATGATCCAAAGACCATTAATCGCTTAATGAATGAGATGGGCATAAAATGCGAAGTGCGTATGAAAAAGTACCGTTCATACCGTGGAAAAGTAGGCGAAATAGCACCTAATTTACTGAACCGCGATTTCCGAGCAGATAAAATGAATACAAAATGGGTAACGGATGTTACAGAGTTTCATTTGTTTGGGGAAAAACGTTATTTATCGCCTATTTTAGATTTATGTAATGGAGAAATAATCGCTTATAAAGTAATGAATCGGCCTGTTTATTCTCTTGTAGGAGATATGTTAGAAGAAGCTGTGAACAGAATACAACCTGGGGATGAAGTCATCCTCCATTCAGATCAGGGTTGGCATTATCAGATGAAAAAATATCAAAATAAACTAAAAAAGCATGGAATACAACAGAGTATGTCCCGTAAGGGGAACTGTTTAGACAACGCAGTCATGGAAAATTTCTTTGGCTTATTAAAGTCTGAACTACTCTACTTGCAAGAATTTGAGAATATAGAACATTTTGAACGAGAATTAGAAGAATATATTTATTATTACAATCACAAAAGAATGAAAGCAAAATTAAAAGACCTAAGTCCAGTTGAATACCGGATTCAGGTCTTGAATGCAGCCTAA